The proteins below are encoded in one region of Lactuca sativa cultivar Salinas chromosome 3, Lsat_Salinas_v11, whole genome shotgun sequence:
- the LOC111904603 gene encoding uncharacterized protein LOC111904603 — MKASDLRREIIGIKQKKREAFHRYWDRFKKLCARCPKHGITEYQLLQCFIEGMTPMERRLLNASSGGSLPDKTPTEIRNLIKNMAEDSKHSSHDEEWYTDTPQGVKEVQTPQIEAQLSELTKVVMMLAKDKGVQPTPRPCSICTQVGHPTDMCPQLQEEDYEEAKAMGGFLRSNQRGYEQPWGDQRWSNNQGWGGHQQENYQPSQPHQYQQRPAFPPQNFQPRQPQHSPQQSGSSSMSLEDIVKSLATSTQAFQQETKASIKNLVKQVSQLATSVSKLESQGKLPAQTETNPRHNVCAITLRGGKSYDGPKVSVDQKEEEIVVEEATKEEKKEDKTTEKKPFITESKATPTPFPERLKSTKKEREESEIMKMFQKVYINIPLIEAIKQVPRYARFLKDLCVSKKKLKGNQVVTVGEHVSAVLQKRMPPKCKDPGVFTVPCKLGNLYVPRAMIDLGASINVLPYSLFKSIGVGTLSKTGVIIQLAGWSLVHPKGVLEDVLVKVDQFVFPADFYVLDMGDDDSPSSSSILLGRPFLKTSKTKIDVYNGTLSMEFDGEVINFNVYEAKKVPSDVKYVNFVNMIQPLAEKSLQSTNHDFMELVLSQKLDREKAKELAKECGINEEVLEILKFKDDKHMRIAG; from the coding sequence ATGAAAGCTTCCGACCTACGGAGGGAAATCATTGGAATCAAGCAAAAAAAGAGAGAAGCTTTTCACAGATATTGGGATCGATTCAAGAAACTTTGTGCTCGATGCCCAAAGCATGGAATTACCGAATACCAGCTCCTCCAATGTTTCATTGAAGGAATGACTCCAATGGAAAGAAGGCTTCTTAATGCCTCTAGTGGCGGATCTTTACCCGACAAGACTCCTACTGAAATCCGCAATCTAATCAAGAACATGGCTGAAGATTCCAAACATTCAAGccatgatgaagaatggtacacaGATACACCCCAGGGTGTAAAAGAAGTTCAAACTCCTCAGATTGAAGCTCAATTGTCCGAGCTCACAAAAGTAGTCATGATGCTAGCCAAAGACAAAGGTGTGCAGCCCACACCCCGCCCTTGCAGTATTTGTACTCAAGTGGGGCATCCTACCGACATGTGCCCTCAGCTTCAAGAGGAAGATTATGAAGAAGCAAAAGCCATGGGAGGTTTTCTTAGGTCTAATCAAAGGGGATATGAGCAGCCATGGGGTGATCAAAGATGGAGTAACAATCAAGGTTGGGGAGGACATCAACAGGAAAATTATCAACCAAGTCAACCACATCAATACCAGCAAAGACCAGCTTTTCCACCACAAAACTTCCAGCCAAGGCAGCCACAACACTCTCCTCAACAATCGGGTTCATCAagtatgtccttagaggacatagTGAAGAGTTTGGCAACCAGTACACAAGCTTTCCAACAAGAGACAAAAGCAAGCATAAAGAACTTAGTGAAACAAGTTTCACAGCTTGCCACTTCTGTAAGCAAATTAGAatctcaaggaaagttacctGCACAAACTGAAACAAACCCAAGGCACAATGTGTGTGCCATCACATTGAGAGGCGGAAAGAGCTATGATGGTCCAAAAGTGTCGGTTGATCAAAAGGAAGAAGAAATAGTGGTCGAAGAGGCAaccaaagaagagaagaaggaagatAAAACAACCGAAAAGAAGCCCTTTATCACTGAGTCTAAGGCCACACCTACTCCATTTCCCGAACGATTAAAGAGCACGAAGAAAGAACGGGAGGAGAGTGAGATTATGAAAATGTTCCAGAAAGTTTATATCAACATTCCACTCATCGAGGCCATCAAGCAGGTACCTAGATATGCAAGGTTCCTTAAGGATCTTTGTGTatctaaaaagaaattaaaaggaaaTCAAGTAGTAACAGTTGGGGAGCATGTATCCGCGGTTTTGCAAAAGAGGATGCCCCCGAAGTGCAAGGATCCCGGTGTCTTTACCGTGCCTTGCAAATTGGGGAATCTTTATGTGCCTCGAGCAATGATTGACCTAGGTGCATCCATAAATGTCCTACCATATTCTCTTTTCAAATCAATTGGTGTAGGAACATTGAGCAAAACAGGTGTGATCATCCAACTTGCAGGTTGGTCTTTGGTACATCCAAAAGGTGTATTGGAGGACGTGTTAGTGAAAGTTGATCAATTTGTTTTCCCGGCTGATTTTTATGTCTTAGATATGGGAGATGATGACTCTCCAAGTTCAAGTTCCATACTTTTGGGTAGACCTTTCCTTAAAACTTCTAAAACAAAAATTGATGTCTACAATGGAACTTTAAGTATGGAATTTGATGGTGAAGTTATCAACTTCAATGTTTATGAAGCAAAAAAGGTTCCTTCTGATGTTAAATATGTGAATTTTGTGAATATGATCCAGCCATTGGCTGAAAAGAGCTTACAGTCGACTAACCATGATTTTATGGAGTTAGTCTTGTCACAAAAATTAGACAGGGAAAAGGCCAAAGAACTTGCAAAGGAGTGCGGTATAAACGAGGAGGTGCTGGAGATTTTGAAGTTCAAGGATGATAAGCACATGCGGATTGCTGGATGA